A stretch of the Papaver somniferum cultivar HN1 chromosome 6, ASM357369v1, whole genome shotgun sequence genome encodes the following:
- the LOC113289789 gene encoding uncharacterized protein LOC113289789, whose amino-acid sequence MSRIKRAKRESCSSSSSIYLDSDYKHKYETIFSDKNVISERFIDYETFPNYPISQCFSGNNMIKSFLHIQGPAPLVPVRLFYNHIHSCSPEDQCFQTFIEGKIHKITPDVIGNVLGLVRPTDAVPYPPTSEDDLIVSEEKFRNAVYLNEYLNMPCDNRNIKLKHLKPIISVLVRICQLNILPKGSNYQNTNLESVYLSLLLLHGYPVDLSYLIWHTMAFISPDRRLRSVPYGIIVGQLLSYLGHPFPADCLCADVPDPLDLKFLSRFRLPCDPQYIRDGPLYEPSSTGTSLSSPPPAASSDDQKDPSAEPSVSFDQVHLFSSIQSIQHTMEVVLSYSEQQHKELGQQREMIDRVARQQDCLTRVLAQGHDGPSNEPNVPPPPSVDDDVVVYHSELPLPNDSPTESSGEVVRLSKLIQSLGDTVEVILSRFKQQQEEFMRQKVTVDYLACHQDHLEQQFVQQQKMISKIAIQQDRFEQQHEEFLRQKKVVDRIGHRLDRLETIDCIAHQQDCLDRVPAPDHVIPADGDRAVKVETVPCYSTLDQPVEASQLCPVLHTPHPYPHQKKNLQAEVHLEHEICQKCGQFDDMGTEILIPCKMCKVPAKHRNCLDTAPKSDDEEPYWFCDGCTQKNCSSLHKFNYQPNQ is encoded by the exons ATGAGTCGAATCAAAAGAGCTAAAAGAGAGTCCTGTTCTTCCTCATCATCGATTTATCTAGATTCTGATTATAAACACAAGTATGAAACAATTTTTTCTGACAAGAATGTGATTTCAGAGAGATTTATAGATTACGAGACTTTCCCAAATTACCCAATTTCACAATGTTTTAGTGGAAACAATATGATTAAAAGTTTTCTTCACATTCAAGGTCCTGCTCCTCTAGTTCCGGTTCGTTTATTTTACAACCATATACATTCTTGTTCCCCAGAAGATCAATGTTTTCAGACGTTTATTGAGGGTAAAATACACAAGATTACTCCTGATGTTATTGGTAATGTTCTTGGTTTGGTAAGACCTACTGACGCTGTTCCATACCCTCCCACTAGTGAGGATGATTTGATAGTGTCAGAAGAGAAGTTCAGAAATGCTGTTTATTTGAATGAGTATCTCAACATGCCATGTGATAACCGTAACATTAAACTGAAGCATTTAAAACCTATCATCAGTGTGTTGGTTAGAATATGTCAGTTGAATATTCTTCCTAAAGGAAGTAATTATCAGAATACTAACTTGGAATCAGTTTACCTCTCGCTTTTACTTCTGCATGGTTATCCTGTTGATCTCTCATATCTGATTTGGCATACAATGGCTTTTATTAGTCCAGACCGCCGACTTCGGAGTGTTCCGTACGGAATCATTGTTGGCCAGTTGTTGTCTTATCTGGGTCACCCCTTTCCAGCGGACTGTCTTTGCGCTGATGTGCCTGATCCTTTAGATTTGAAATTCTTGTCTCGATTTCGTCTTCCTTGTGATCCTCAGTACATCAGGGATGGACCACTGTATGAGCCAAGCTCGACTGGTACTTCTCTGTCTTCTCCTCCTCCAGCTGCCAGCAGTGATGACCAGAAAGATCCTTCTGCAGAGCCATCTGTATCATTTGATCAAGTTCACCTTTTTAGCTCTATCCAGTCCATTCAGCACACCATGGAGGTTGTTCTTTCTTATTCCGAACAGCAACATAAAGAGTTAGGACAGCAGCGTGAGATGATAGATCGTGTAGCTCGTCAACAAGATTGCCTTACTAGAGTTCTTGCACAAGGGCATGATGGACCTTCAAATGAACCTAATGTTCCTCCTCCTCCTAGTGTGGATGATGATGTAGTTGTTTATCATAGTGAGCTCCCACTTCCTAATGATTCTCCCACAGAATCGTCTGGGGAAGTAGTTCGTTTATCAAAATTAATCCAGTCCCTTGGAGATACCGTGGAGGTTATTCTTTCTCGTTTTAAGCAGCAACAGGAAGAGTTCATGCGACAGAAAGTTACAGTTGATTATCTTGCTTGCCACCAAGACCACCTTGAGCAGCAATTTGTACAACAGCAAAAGATGATTTCTAAAATTGCTATCCAACAAGATCGCTTTGAGCAGCAACATGAGGAGTTTCTGCGACAGAAAAAGGTGGTTGATCGTATTGGTCACCGACTGGACCGCCTTGAGACGATTGATTGCATAGCTCATCAGCAGGATTGCCTCGATAGAGTTCCAGCTCCTGATCACGTTATTCCAGCTGATGGTGACAGAGCG GTGAAGGTGGAAACCGTTCCGTGTTACTCAACTTTGGATCAACCAGTGGAAGCATCTCAGCTATGTCCAGTACTCCATACTCCTCATCCatatcctcatcagaagaaaaatTTGCAGGCAGAGGTGCACTTGGAACAT GAAATTTGTCAGAAATGTGGCCAATTTGATGACATGGGGACCGAGATATTAATTCCCTGCAAAATGTGTAAAGTTCCTGCCAAACACCG CAATTGCTTAGATACAGCACCCAAATCTGATGATGAGGAACCCTACTGGTTTTGTGATGGATGCACACAGAAAAATTGCTCGAGTCTCCACAAGTTTAATTACCAACCAAACCAATGA